One Solibacillus sp. R5-41 DNA segment encodes these proteins:
- the qoxD gene encoding cytochrome aa3 quinol oxidase subunit IV yields the protein MSDLFPLKQVMGFALSIILTIIAACVYFIDGVSFPIIMTILLVTAFIQAGLQLVVFMHAGETEDKSAIYTNIYYALIIALVTIFGTILCMIWGYL from the coding sequence ATGAGTGATTTATTTCCACTTAAACAAGTAATGGGGTTTGCATTATCAATCATTCTTACCATCATTGCTGCTTGTGTGTATTTTATAGATGGCGTATCATTTCCAATTATTATGACGATTTTATTGGTTACAGCATTTATTCAGGCTGGCCTACAATTGGTCGTCTTTATGCATGCTGGTGAAACAGAAGATAAATCTGCCATCTATACAAATATCTATTATGCATTAATAATTGCGCTCGTAACAATTTTCGGTACAATATTATGTATGATTTGGGGCTATTTATAG
- the qoxC gene encoding cytochrome aa3 quinol oxidase subunit III, producing the protein MKVDRSLPLEYSTQQNQMNILGFWVFIGAEIMLFGTLFAAYFVLGDRVGNGPTGAEIFEITPVLFETFILLTSSFTIGLGIHAMRKGYTKAMITFYVITLLLGVAFLGFEVYEFIHYVHVGAGLQTSAFTAALLTTLGTHGAHVTFGVFWGLLIVYQLIKRGLTPETANKSFIFSLYWHFLDVVWIFIFSFIYLKGMV; encoded by the coding sequence ATGAAGGTTGATCGATCGCTGCCGCTAGAATATAGTACACAGCAAAATCAAATGAATATATTAGGCTTCTGGGTTTTTATCGGTGCTGAAATTATGCTCTTTGGAACACTTTTTGCAGCTTACTTTGTATTAGGAGACCGTGTAGGAAATGGCCCTACAGGAGCAGAAATTTTTGAAATCACACCTGTTTTATTTGAAACTTTTATTCTCTTAACGAGTAGCTTTACAATTGGCCTAGGTATCCACGCAATGAGAAAGGGCTATACGAAAGCTATGATAACATTCTATGTAATCACGCTATTACTCGGTGTAGCATTCCTTGGTTTCGAAGTTTACGAGTTTATTCATTATGTTCATGTTGGTGCGGGATTACAGACTAGTGCCTTTACCGCTGCTCTATTAACAACACTAGGAACACATGGTGCTCACGTCACATTTGGTGTGTTTTGGGGGCTGCTCATCGTCTACCAGCTGATAAAACGTGGATTAACACCTGAAACAGCCAATAAATCATTCATCTTCTCTTTATACTGGCACTTTTTAGATGTTGTATGGATCTTTATCTTCAGTTTCATCTACTTGAAAGGAATGGTATAA
- the qoxB gene encoding cytochrome aa3 quinol oxidase subunit I has translation MDYFERFAIPHPSPAIYASMVAIGLTVIAIIVGLTYFKKWGYLWREWLTTVDHKRIGIMYLISAILMLFRGGADAIMMRAQMAVPDNKLLDAQHYNEVFTTHGTVMIIFMAMPFIMAFMNYIVPLQIGARDVAFPRLNALSFWLFFMGAMLLNISFVIGGSPDSGWTNYFPLANNEFSPSVGTNYYLFALQISGLGTLITGINMIVTILKMRAPGMTLMKMPMFTWSSFVANVIIVFAFPVLTVALTMGTFDRLLATNFFTTSDGGMDMLWANFFWVWGHPEVYILILPAFGIYSEIISTFSGRNLYGYKSMVGSMVIISFLSFLVWTHHFFTMGQGALTNSIFSITTMAIAIPTGVKIFNWLFTLWKGKIVFTTPMLYSMLFIPTFTIGGVTGVMLGMSAADYQYHNTMFLVAHFHMVIIPGVVFAMLAGLHYYFPKMFGFMLNEKIGKLTAWIIAISTLLAFMPMFFSGLDGQARRMYTYTESTGFGIWNMISFIGAIGFAIGFALIVYNVYYSIRYSPRNIGSDPWDARTLEWATPSPVPYYNFAKVPHVISTEALWDAKYNQHELFPEKYEKIHMPNNSGVPFILGCIFFAWGFSFVFSMWIPAILTTIGIFICMALRSLEKDPGHYVSVEEIKATEKKMRGVQ, from the coding sequence ATGGATTACTTTGAACGATTTGCTATACCCCATCCAAGTCCTGCAATTTATGCATCGATGGTAGCAATTGGTCTTACCGTGATAGCAATCATTGTTGGATTAACTTATTTTAAAAAATGGGGCTACCTATGGCGTGAATGGTTAACGACCGTTGATCATAAACGGATCGGTATTATGTATTTAATTTCTGCTATCCTCATGCTTTTCCGAGGGGGCGCGGATGCTATTATGATGCGTGCTCAAATGGCTGTCCCTGACAATAAGTTACTAGATGCTCAGCATTATAATGAAGTATTCACAACACATGGAACAGTAATGATTATTTTTATGGCAATGCCATTTATTATGGCATTTATGAACTACATTGTGCCATTACAAATTGGAGCTAGAGACGTTGCATTCCCACGTTTGAATGCTTTAAGTTTTTGGTTGTTCTTCATGGGGGCAATGCTACTAAACATTTCTTTTGTTATAGGTGGCTCGCCTGATTCTGGATGGACAAATTATTTCCCACTCGCTAATAACGAATTTAGTCCATCAGTAGGAACTAACTATTATTTATTTGCTCTACAGATTTCAGGTCTCGGTACATTAATTACCGGTATTAATATGATTGTAACAATTCTCAAAATGAGGGCTCCGGGCATGACATTAATGAAAATGCCAATGTTTACTTGGTCTTCATTTGTTGCAAATGTGATTATCGTTTTCGCATTCCCCGTTTTAACTGTAGCTTTGACTATGGGGACTTTTGACCGATTACTTGCCACAAATTTCTTCACAACATCCGACGGTGGTATGGATATGCTGTGGGCGAATTTCTTCTGGGTCTGGGGACATCCTGAAGTATATATACTGATATTGCCAGCATTCGGTATTTACAGTGAGATTATTTCTACTTTCTCTGGACGGAATCTTTATGGCTATAAATCGATGGTCGGCTCAATGGTGATCATCTCCTTCCTATCATTTTTAGTATGGACACACCATTTCTTTACGATGGGACAAGGCGCTTTAACTAACAGTATATTTTCGATTACTACAATGGCAATTGCCATTCCAACAGGGGTAAAAATTTTTAACTGGTTGTTTACCCTTTGGAAAGGGAAGATTGTATTTACAACTCCAATGCTTTACTCCATGTTATTTATACCTACTTTTACAATTGGTGGTGTAACTGGAGTAATGCTTGGAATGTCAGCAGCTGACTATCAATATCATAATACAATGTTCCTTGTCGCCCACTTCCATATGGTGATTATTCCAGGTGTTGTATTTGCGATGTTAGCAGGCTTACATTACTACTTCCCAAAAATGTTTGGTTTTATGTTGAATGAAAAAATCGGTAAATTGACAGCATGGATTATAGCAATCAGTACACTTCTAGCCTTTATGCCTATGTTCTTTTCAGGCTTAGATGGACAAGCACGTCGCATGTACACTTATACTGAGTCTACTGGTTTTGGCATCTGGAATATGATTTCTTTCATTGGTGCAATTGGATTTGCAATTGGGTTTGCACTAATTGTTTACAACGTGTACTACAGTATTCGTTACTCACCAAGAAACATCGGTTCAGATCCATGGGATGCACGCACATTAGAGTGGGCTACGCCAAGTCCTGTGCCTTATTACAATTTTGCAAAGGTCCCTCATGTTATTTCAACAGAGGCTTTATGGGACGCAAAATACAATCAGCATGAGTTGTTCCCAGAGAAATATGAAAAAATTCATATGCCAAATAATAGCGGTGTGCCTTTCATATTAGGTTGCATTTTCTTCGCCTGGGGCTTCTCATTTGTATTTAGTATGTGGATTCCAGCTATTCTCACAACTATTGGTATTTTTATTTGCATGGCTCTCCGTTCGTTGGAAAAAGATCCAGGACATTATGTTTCTGTAGAAGAAATTAAAGCAACTGAAAAGAAAATGCGAGGTGTTCAATAA
- the qoxA gene encoding cytochrome aa3 quinol oxidase subunit II: MKNRWIKLIGFFTIVTMLTGCDPLLVLDPKGPQAQVQAKDIMLSIGIMSFIVLIVFVILAYMLIKFRASKQSPNYKPPHIKGSIMVEVICVGIPVLIVAYLSIISVESNYKVESPPEKYKNEEPLVVYASTSNWKWHFSYPEEDIETVNYLYIPVGRPIEFKLYSYGPITSFWIPQLGGQKYAMADMVNTLHLAADMPGEYMGRNANFNGKGFAENTFNVTAVQQAEYDNWVKEVKETADMLTEEKFNTLLEPGHVGQSTFNGTHLTFLPPPEGEHGGHQHEKAESKDNKSLQNNH, from the coding sequence ATGAAAAATAGATGGATCAAGTTAATCGGTTTTTTCACTATTGTCACTATGCTAACTGGTTGTGACCCATTGTTAGTCTTGGACCCAAAAGGACCTCAAGCTCAAGTACAAGCCAAAGACATTATGCTATCGATAGGAATTATGTCCTTTATCGTACTTATTGTTTTTGTAATTTTAGCTTATATGCTAATCAAATTTAGGGCTTCTAAACAAAGTCCAAATTACAAACCTCCCCATATTAAAGGGAGCATAATGGTTGAGGTAATTTGCGTCGGAATCCCGGTCTTAATTGTCGCCTACCTTTCAATAATTTCAGTTGAAAGTAATTATAAGGTGGAATCACCTCCAGAAAAATACAAAAATGAAGAGCCACTCGTGGTTTATGCTTCAACATCTAATTGGAAATGGCATTTTAGTTATCCAGAGGAAGATATTGAAACAGTGAATTATTTATATATTCCTGTTGGGCGCCCAATTGAGTTTAAACTTTACTCATATGGACCAATTACAAGTTTTTGGATTCCTCAATTAGGTGGCCAGAAATATGCAATGGCCGATATGGTGAATACGTTGCATTTAGCTGCTGATATGCCAGGAGAGTATATGGGGAGAAATGCAAACTTTAACGGGAAAGGATTCGCTGAGAATACGTTCAACGTTACAGCGGTTCAACAAGCTGAATATGATAATTGGGTTAAGGAAGTAAAGGAAACGGCTGATATGTTAACTGAAGAAAAATTTAATACATTGCTAGAACCTGGACATGTTGGTCAATCAACATTTAATGGAACGCATTTAACTTTCTTACCACCACCAGAGGGTGAACACGGCGGACATCAACATGAGAAAGCTGAATCTAAAGATAATAAATCTCTACAAAACAATCATTAA
- a CDS encoding PLP-dependent aminotransferase family protein, which translates to MDWKPDRKAKKAIYKQLAEYIEKGIADGTFPPDKPLPSERSLANDLNINRSTVVNAYDELESMGLIERNRGSGTTISKDIWGITKKRIPSWNRYIVAGSFLPNLPVTQKIRKETVDHQLINLATGELSEDLFPKSFLREITSTRSFIGSLGYDHPQGSEILRTTLTKHMKKSRGIETHPTSILITSGAQQALHLIVQCLLKPGDAIAIEDPSYNYNLTIFKSAGIQIHYLPVDRDGINPEDLQSLYKKHRIKMIFLNPDFQNPTGSLLNEKKRKAILDISSKLGIPVVEDDPYSLTAFSGEKIPTLKSLDKNGNVLYISSLSKIVASGLRIGWIIGPTSVIERLSDAKQQIDFGHSSYTQWIANDFLESTNFNVHMENLIKELEKRRNKIIKSLNIYLKDQVEYSIPNGGIHIWCKILKNYDEIELLEESIKRGVMYVPGSTMGSKNGFVRFTFAKEDEDSIDEGIKRFAEALNCF; encoded by the coding sequence ATGGATTGGAAACCCGATAGAAAAGCAAAAAAGGCGATCTATAAGCAACTCGCAGAATATATTGAAAAAGGAATTGCCGATGGTACATTTCCACCTGATAAACCATTGCCATCAGAGAGAAGTTTGGCCAATGACTTGAATATAAATAGAAGCACTGTAGTAAATGCATATGACGAATTAGAATCGATGGGGCTAATTGAAAGAAATAGAGGCAGTGGTACTACTATTAGTAAAGATATTTGGGGTATAACAAAAAAACGGATACCTAGTTGGAATAGGTATATTGTGGCGGGCTCCTTTTTACCTAACTTACCTGTAACACAAAAAATAAGAAAAGAAACTGTTGATCATCAATTAATAAATTTAGCTACTGGTGAATTGTCAGAAGACCTTTTCCCGAAAAGTTTTTTAAGAGAGATAACTTCGACACGTTCTTTTATTGGAAGCCTAGGTTACGATCATCCGCAGGGGAGTGAAATACTTAGAACAACCCTTACGAAACACATGAAAAAAAGTCGGGGAATCGAAACTCATCCTACTTCAATACTTATAACATCAGGAGCCCAACAAGCATTGCATTTAATTGTACAATGTTTGTTAAAGCCTGGAGATGCAATAGCAATAGAAGATCCTTCTTACAACTATAATCTGACAATTTTTAAATCAGCAGGTATACAAATTCATTATCTACCTGTCGATCGGGATGGAATTAACCCTGAAGATTTGCAGTCATTATATAAGAAACACCGGATTAAAATGATTTTTTTGAATCCAGATTTTCAAAATCCAACGGGTTCTTTATTGAATGAAAAGAAAAGAAAAGCTATTTTGGACATATCCTCAAAGCTTGGTATACCCGTAGTGGAGGACGATCCTTATAGTTTAACAGCTTTTTCTGGGGAGAAAATACCAACCCTTAAATCACTAGATAAGAACGGAAACGTATTATATATTAGTTCTCTATCTAAAATTGTTGCTTCAGGATTGAGAATAGGGTGGATTATTGGCCCAACATCGGTAATAGAAAGATTGTCCGATGCAAAGCAACAAATCGACTTTGGCCATTCTAGCTATACACAATGGATTGCGAATGATTTTTTAGAATCAACTAATTTCAATGTTCATATGGAAAATTTAATAAAAGAGTTAGAAAAAAGGCGAAATAAAATTATTAAAAGTCTTAATATATATTTAAAAGACCAGGTGGAGTATTCTATTCCTAACGGTGGTATTCATATATGGTGTAAAATCCTTAAAAATTATGATGAAATTGAATTACTTGAAGAGTCCATTAAAAGAGGTGTCATGTATGTACCAGGTTCTACAATGGGATCTAAAAATGGATTTGTTCGTTTTACTTTCGCGAAAGAAGATGAAGATTCAATTGATGAAGGAATCAAAAGATTTGCCGAAGCTCTTAATTGTTTTTAA